The following proteins are co-located in the Candidatus Eisenbacteria bacterium genome:
- a CDS encoding acetyl-CoA carboxylase carboxyltransferase subunit alpha, translating into MNGTWLDFEKPIVDLERRIEDLRAAAASEKPEAAEELKRLERKVERLRRDIYSKLTRWQRVKLARHPRRPYTLDYLKVIAPSFLELHGDRRYGDDPAIISGLTEIEDIPIVLIGHQKGRDTKENIHRNFGMAHPEGYRKALRLMHLAAKLGCPLVTFVDTPGAYPGVGAEERGQSEAIARNLVEMAHLPVPIISIVIGEGGSGGALAIAVGDVVLMLENSIYSVITPEGCAAILWKDASKAEQAAEALKLTAHDLLELNVIDEVIPEPLGGAHRDPEETARRIQAAIVRHVRGLLGLPTQELLDRRLEKFLKMGVYLEETGPEPAPVGEG; encoded by the coding sequence GTGAACGGAACCTGGCTCGATTTCGAAAAGCCGATCGTGGATCTGGAGCGCCGCATCGAGGACCTCCGCGCCGCCGCCGCGTCGGAGAAGCCGGAGGCCGCGGAGGAGCTCAAACGCCTCGAGCGGAAGGTCGAGCGGCTCCGCCGCGATATCTACTCCAAGCTGACGCGCTGGCAGCGGGTGAAGCTTGCGCGGCATCCGCGGCGGCCCTACACGCTCGACTACCTGAAGGTGATCGCGCCCAGTTTCCTCGAGCTCCACGGCGACCGCCGATACGGGGATGATCCCGCCATCATCTCGGGGCTGACGGAGATCGAGGACATCCCGATCGTTCTGATCGGGCACCAGAAGGGCCGCGACACCAAGGAGAACATTCATCGAAACTTCGGGATGGCGCATCCGGAGGGGTACCGAAAGGCGCTTCGCCTCATGCATCTCGCCGCGAAGCTCGGATGCCCGCTCGTGACCTTCGTGGATACGCCGGGCGCCTATCCCGGCGTCGGAGCGGAGGAGCGCGGGCAGTCCGAGGCGATCGCGCGAAATCTGGTCGAGATGGCGCATCTTCCCGTGCCGATCATCTCGATCGTCATCGGCGAGGGGGGCTCCGGCGGCGCGCTCGCGATCGCGGTGGGGGACGTCGTGCTGATGCTCGAGAACTCGATCTACTCCGTGATCACCCCGGAGGGCTGCGCGGCGATCCTATGGAAGGACGCGAGCAAGGCCGAACAGGCGGCGGAGGCGCTCAAGCTCACGGCGCACGACCTTCTCGAGCTCAACGTGATCGACGAGGTGATCCCCGAGCCTTTGGGGGGCGCCCATCGCGACCCCGAGGAAACGGCCCGCCGCATCCAGGCCGCGATCGTGCGCCACGTGCGCGGTCTCTTGGGGCTGCCGACTCAGGAGCTTTTGGATCGCCGCCTGGAGAAGTTTCTCAAGATGGGGGTCTATCTGGAAGAAACCGGCCCGGAACCGGCCCCGGTGGGGGAGGGATAA
- a CDS encoding Trm112 family protein: MPISEELRSILVCPQCKGDLRDQKEPERLICDRCGLAYPIVDDIPVMLIEEAERIAKA, translated from the coding sequence ATGCCGATCAGCGAGGAGCTTCGCTCGATTCTTGTATGCCCCCAATGCAAAGGGGATTTGCGCGATCAAAAGGAGCCGGAGCGTTTGATCTGCGACCGGTGCGGCCTCGCGTACCCTATCGTCGACGACATTCCGGTCATGTTGATCGAGGAAGCCGAGCGGATCGCGAAGGCTTGA
- a CDS encoding DNA polymerase III subunit alpha — MSAGFVHLHNHSDYSLLDGACRLDRLVDRAKGLGMPAIALTDHGNLFGAVEFYEIARAAGLKPILGCEVYVAHGSRLDKTRSVDGKGAYDHLVLLARNRDGYRNLMRLSSAGYLEGFHYKPRIDKELLSRHAEGLLCLSACLRGELPQLVLAGDLEGAKRAAAWYRDLFGAEFYYLEVQDHGIPDERTVAERLIDLGKSMGIPVVATNDCHYLAREDAEAHEVLLCIQTGKTMQDKDRFRFATDQVYVKSAEEMEALFHGEPAAIRNSLEVAEKCELTLDTERVQLPEFPLPPEFHDAESYLRSLAREGLSRRYGTIQPEMEHRLAYELDTICQVGYARYFLIVRDFIEFARGNGIGVGPGRGSAAGSLVSYVLGITDIDPLKFNLLFERFLNPERISMPDIDIDFDYENRGRVIEYVLEKYGRENVTQIITFGTMAARAVVRDVGRALGMSYADQDRVAKLIPGELGMTLTRALETVPELRALAQQDETMAKLIRCSLALEGLARHASTHAAGVLIAPGKLSDYVPVYRSSKGDVTTQFDMISLEKIGLLKMDFLGLRTLTVLEDASRLASESSGSAIHVKEIPLDDPATYALLSKAQTIGVFQLESSGMRELLRKVMPDTFEDIIAINALFRPGPIQSGMLDDFAKRKHGKQKVTYMHPALEPILSNTHGVIAYQDQVMQIANRLAGFSLAQGDLLRRAMGKKKPEEMARMKQTFVEGCAKNQVPNRKAQEIFDLVEKFAGYGFPRAHSAAYALLSYQCAYLKAHYPAAYMAAALTSEVGDTDRIVTLVEEARRLGISVKQPDVNRSGVGFTLEGDAVRFGLTAIKNVGRGSVLAIVAARERGGPFSSLGDLCRRVDLKAINRRVLESLVLAGACDSLGGDRAQLFETVAGSLGRAQDIAKGTSRDQVALFGAEHAIEAPEPELPLVAPWPLHERLQREREVLGFYFSDHPLSPYRSLIEARRLADTARVRESRDGAEVALIAMVSSIKTITDRNGRPMAFVTLEDFSGSVEGVTFADLYERNRAALVQSAIIEIRARVSVREDEDPKLVLQAIRAIAAGDASSGQAIHIDLTEAPGDVSLEMLRDLLSRHPGESPVYFLVRPGSDIAKTQIRARRLLVRASDELVSELKARLGERAVSLVNGAKEAVPF, encoded by the coding sequence ATGAGCGCTGGATTCGTCCACCTCCACAACCACAGCGACTACTCGCTCCTCGACGGCGCCTGCCGCCTGGACCGCCTGGTCGACCGGGCGAAGGGGCTCGGCATGCCCGCGATCGCGCTCACCGATCACGGCAATCTGTTCGGCGCGGTCGAGTTCTACGAAATCGCGAGGGCCGCCGGCCTGAAACCCATCCTCGGATGCGAAGTCTACGTCGCCCACGGCTCGCGGCTCGACAAGACGCGGAGCGTGGACGGAAAGGGCGCCTACGATCACCTCGTCCTTCTCGCGAGGAACCGCGACGGATACCGAAACCTCATGCGGCTCTCCTCGGCAGGATATCTCGAAGGCTTCCATTACAAGCCCAGGATCGATAAGGAGCTGCTGTCGCGCCACGCGGAGGGGCTCCTTTGCCTGAGCGCCTGTCTGCGCGGCGAGCTGCCGCAGCTTGTCCTCGCGGGAGACCTGGAGGGGGCGAAACGGGCCGCGGCCTGGTACCGGGACCTCTTCGGCGCGGAGTTCTACTACCTCGAGGTCCAGGACCACGGGATTCCCGACGAACGGACGGTCGCGGAGCGTCTGATCGATTTGGGTAAGAGCATGGGGATCCCGGTCGTTGCGACCAACGATTGCCATTACCTCGCGCGCGAGGACGCCGAGGCGCACGAGGTTCTCCTCTGCATCCAGACCGGCAAGACCATGCAGGACAAAGACCGGTTCCGGTTCGCGACCGACCAGGTGTACGTGAAGTCGGCGGAGGAGATGGAGGCGCTCTTCCACGGCGAGCCCGCCGCGATCCGGAATTCGCTCGAGGTGGCTGAAAAATGCGAGCTCACCCTCGACACGGAACGGGTTCAGCTGCCGGAGTTTCCGCTCCCGCCGGAGTTCCACGACGCCGAGAGCTATCTGCGCTCGCTGGCGCGCGAGGGGCTCTCCCGGCGCTACGGGACGATCCAGCCCGAGATGGAGCATCGCCTGGCCTACGAGCTGGACACGATCTGCCAGGTCGGCTACGCGCGCTACTTCCTCATCGTGCGCGACTTCATCGAGTTCGCGCGCGGGAACGGGATCGGCGTGGGTCCCGGCCGCGGCTCCGCGGCGGGCAGCCTCGTCTCCTACGTGCTCGGCATCACCGATATCGATCCGCTGAAATTCAATCTCCTCTTCGAGCGATTCCTGAATCCGGAGCGGATCAGCATGCCGGATATCGATATCGATTTCGACTACGAGAATCGGGGGCGCGTGATCGAGTACGTGCTCGAGAAGTATGGGCGGGAGAACGTGACCCAGATCATCACGTTCGGGACCATGGCGGCCCGCGCGGTCGTGCGCGATGTCGGGCGCGCGCTCGGCATGAGCTACGCGGATCAGGATCGCGTGGCGAAGCTGATTCCGGGCGAGCTGGGCATGACGCTCACCCGCGCGCTCGAGACCGTGCCGGAGCTTCGGGCGCTCGCGCAGCAGGACGAGACCATGGCGAAGCTGATCCGCTGCTCGCTCGCGCTCGAGGGGCTCGCGCGGCACGCCTCCACGCATGCCGCCGGCGTTTTGATCGCCCCGGGGAAGCTCTCCGATTACGTGCCGGTGTACCGGTCGAGCAAAGGCGATGTGACGACGCAGTTCGACATGATCTCTCTCGAGAAGATCGGGCTCCTGAAAATGGACTTCCTGGGGCTTCGAACGCTGACGGTGCTGGAGGACGCGTCGCGGCTCGCGTCGGAGAGCTCCGGGAGCGCGATCCACGTGAAGGAGATCCCGCTCGATGACCCCGCGACGTATGCGCTCCTGTCCAAGGCGCAGACCATCGGCGTGTTCCAGCTCGAATCCTCGGGAATGCGGGAGCTCCTGCGTAAAGTGATGCCCGATACGTTCGAGGACATCATCGCCATCAACGCGCTCTTCCGGCCCGGGCCCATCCAGAGCGGGATGCTCGATGATTTCGCCAAGCGGAAGCACGGGAAGCAAAAGGTCACCTACATGCACCCCGCCCTCGAGCCCATCCTGAGCAATACGCACGGCGTGATCGCCTATCAGGACCAGGTGATGCAGATCGCGAACCGGCTCGCCGGCTTTTCCCTCGCCCAGGGAGACCTCCTCCGCCGCGCCATGGGCAAGAAAAAGCCGGAGGAGATGGCTCGCATGAAGCAGACCTTCGTCGAAGGCTGCGCGAAGAATCAGGTCCCGAACCGAAAGGCCCAGGAGATTTTCGACCTGGTGGAGAAGTTCGCCGGCTATGGGTTCCCCCGCGCCCATAGCGCGGCGTACGCTCTTCTCTCCTATCAATGCGCCTATCTGAAAGCGCATTACCCCGCCGCCTACATGGCGGCGGCGCTGACGAGCGAGGTGGGGGACACCGATCGAATCGTCACGCTGGTCGAGGAGGCGCGCCGGCTCGGCATCTCGGTCAAGCAGCCGGACGTGAACCGGAGCGGCGTCGGGTTCACGCTGGAAGGGGACGCCGTCCGATTCGGATTGACCGCGATCAAGAACGTCGGCAGGGGCTCCGTCCTCGCGATCGTCGCCGCGCGCGAGCGCGGAGGACCGTTTTCCTCGCTCGGGGATCTCTGCCGCCGCGTGGATCTGAAGGCGATCAATCGGCGGGTCCTCGAGTCGCTCGTGCTGGCCGGCGCGTGCGATTCGCTCGGCGGCGACCGCGCGCAGCTCTTCGAGACCGTCGCGGGGTCGCTCGGCCGGGCCCAGGATATCGCCAAGGGCACGAGCAGGGATCAGGTCGCCCTCTTCGGCGCGGAGCACGCGATCGAAGCGCCGGAACCCGAGCTCCCGCTCGTGGCTCCCTGGCCGCTTCACGAGCGCCTCCAGCGCGAGCGGGAGGTGCTCGGATTCTACTTCTCCGATCACCCGCTTTCCCCCTACCGCTCGCTCATCGAGGCCCGCCGGCTCGCCGACACGGCTCGGGTCAGGGAATCCAGGGACGGCGCCGAAGTGGCTCTGATCGCGATGGTCTCGTCGATCAAGACGATCACCGACCGGAACGGGAGGCCGATGGCGTTCGTCACCCTGGAGGATTTCTCCGGCAGCGTCGAGGGGGTCACGTTCGCCGATCTCTATGAGCGAAACCGCGCGGCGCTGGTACAGAGCGCCATCATCGAGATCCGGGCGCGCGTGAGCGTGCGCGAGGACGAGGATCCGAAGCTCGTTCTTCAGGCGATCCGCGCGATCGCGGCGGGGGATGCGTCCTCGGGGCAGGCGATCCACATCGATCTCACCGAGGCTCCGGGAGATGTGTCGCTCGAGATGCTCCGGGACCTCCTGAGTCGCCACCCCGGCGAAAGCCCGGTATACTTCCTCGTGCGTCCCGGATCGGACATCGCGAAAACCCAGATTCGCGCGCGGCGGCTCCTCGTGCGGGCGAGCGACGAGCTGGTCTCGGAGCTCAAGGCGCGTCTCGGGGAGCGCGCCGTCTCGCTCGTGAACGGGGCGAAGGAAGCCGTTCCCTTCTAG